Proteins from one Bombyx mori chromosome 25, ASM3026992v2 genomic window:
- the LOC101739949 gene encoding DDB1- and CUL4-associated factor 5 isoform X1 — protein sequence MANIANPAPYTYKRESAVIPTIKSELFSNRLKAAKNLYRKDLLCHFGCVNAIEFSSNGEILVSGGDDRRVMVWKFGHAILDHGKPHSLKAVHQSNIFCIGITNDNKKIYSGGNDDIVIVHDVESKSPLEVLQHQRAVCCLSIDPFSERVVSTAGNDGRLLLFDTRRSVHESLVISRSRKAFHGVMYHPQQAGMLVSANARDGISLWDLRSPKQPVVRYSGKKGPYQNSMSVCFNSTGTHVLALRRRLPPVLYAVQSPEPVAEFYHQDYYNSCTMKSCSFAGQNDEYVLSGSDDFNIYAWKIPDGGGGSELAVEPPHLILYGHRSIVNQVRYNRHYCTIASSGVEKIIKVWSTIEYPKMRGTLLEEAQGSDNPREIYSHEDYVSLVHHSGQYISHNYAEQSTNEDPRMMAFFDSLVQRELECLAYDTDSLDGSSSAASMLDQDSESSDTDQIVADFLPLPPKRENQNGARGQRCPNRMARLVTSRYNKNVRPQKRDALRRSKQPRSAGKSSGKGKGVRTRAMRRPAPRPAPPADRTDSDEPARALYRNSARMIRPVRRRQNSSRSVKRKAKTNCYRRVSNLRNNGGTTPQDSSDNNNCTNYDNYEDNMALPSTSSGYRGQNAPALFRIAEVDSDDDHSASSRPLSPGNQNANYGVPPNLISIVPTPVNGSRDSLGESLRLEPHEHEGHAPSLPSESRPRLNLRRVRRNGRAALHRSDSSESPPLKDETERATTSLEGRLSPKIGYNQTVARLMNETNESELESSCSTESGAWPVPVAGGAGGGGAGPSAKPPEDVSDDSDFHAVKFRQRVKKSRRSYKSHMESDSN from the exons TGTTATGGTTTGGAAATTTGGGCATGCAATATTAGATCATGGTAAACCACACTCATTAAAAGCAGTTCaccaatcaaatattttttgtattggaATTACTAATGACAACAAAAAGATTTATTCAGGAGGGAATGATGATATT gTAATTGTTCATGATGTGGAAAGCAAAAGTCCACTTGAAGTACTCCAACACCAGAGAGCTGTATGCTGTCTTAGCATAGATCCGTTTAGTGAACGTGTAGTTTCAACCGCCGGTAATGATGGAAGACTGCTGCTGTTTGACACCAGGAGATCTGTTCATG AGTCCTTGGTTATATCACGGAGTCGAAAAGCTTTCCATGGGGTAATGTACCACCCGCAACAAGCTGGAATGCTTGTGTCTGCAAATGCAAGGGATGGAATTAGTCTGTGGGACTTGCGTTCACCTAAaca gccAGTTGTACGTTATAGTGGAAAGAAGGGTCCCTATCAGAACAGCATGAGCGTTTGTTTTAATTCAACTGGCACTCACGTATTAGCCTTAAGGCGACGACTTCCACCAGTGCTGTATGCTGTCCAATCGCCAGAACCAGTTGCTGAATTCTATCATCAAGATTATTATAATTCGTGTACAATGAAGAGTTGTTCCTTTGCGGGTCAGAATGACGAATATGTGCTGTCCGGTTCGGATGACTTTAACATCTATGCATGGAAAATCCCAGACGGTGGAGGGGGATCTG AATTGGCTGTCGAGCCACCGCATTTAATTCTTTACGGACACAGATCCATAGTTAACCAAGTGAGGTACAATCGACATTACTGTACGATTGCGTCGTCGGGCgttgaaaaaattataaaa GTTTGGTCGACCATTGAGTACCCGAAAATGCGCGGAACTCTTTTAGAAGAAGCTCAGGGATCGGACAATCCCCGGGAGATATACAGCCACGAGGACTACGTCTCGCTCGTTCATCACAGCGGAcag TACATATCGCACAACTACGCAGAGCAGTCGACCAACGAGGACCCGCGGATGATGGCGTTTTTCGATTCTCTGGTCCAACGCGAACTAGAGTGCCTCGCCTACGATACGGACTCCTTGGACGGCTCCTCGTCGGCTGCGTCCATGCTCGATCAGGACTCGGAGTCGTCAGACACCGACCAGATTGTTGCCGACTTCTTACCGCTGCCGCCGAAAAGAG AAAATCAAAATGGAGCACGCGGTCAACGATGCCCCAATCGCATGGCTCGCCTGGTGACGTCTCGTTACAATAAAAACGTACGGCCGCAGAAAAGAGACGCCCTCAG GCGCAGCAAGCAGCCTCGCAGCGCGGGCAAGTCGAGTGGCAAGGGCAAGGGAGTGCGCACCCGCGCGATGCGGcgccccgcgccccgccccgcaCCCCCCGCCGATCGGACCGACTCCGACGAGCCCGCACGAGCGCTCTACAGGAACTCCGCCCGG ATGATCAGACCGGTTAGAAGACGACAGAACTCCAGTAGGTCCGTTAAAAGAAAAGCCAAAACAAATTGTTACAGAAGAGTCTCGAATTTAAGGAACAACG gtGGCACCACACCTCAAGATAGTAGCGATAACAACAACTGTACGAACTACGACAATTACGAAGACAACATGGCGTTACCCAGTACAAGCTCAG GTTACAGAGGTCAAAACGCACCGGCGCTTTTCCGGATAGCCGAGGTGGATTCAGACGACGACCATTCGGCCAGCAGCAGGCCCCTGTCGCCGGGCAATCAAAACGCGAATTACGGCGTCCCCCCCAATCTAATCAGCATCGTCCCGACTCCGGTCAACGGCTCGCGTGACTCGTTGGGCGAGTCGCTGCGGCTCGAGCCCCACGAGCACGAGGGCCACGCCCcctcactcccctccgagagcCGCCCCCGGCTGAACTTGCGCCGCGTCAGGAGAAACGGCCGCGCCGCTCTGCACCGGTCCGACTCCAGCGAGTCGCCGCCCTTGAAGGACGAGACCGAACGCGCCACTACCTCGCTCGAAGGTCGACTCTCGCCCAAAATCGGGTACAACCAGACAGTAGCGCGGCTCATGAATGAAACGAACGAGAGTGAGCTGGAGAGCAGTTGCAGCACGGAGAGCGGCGCGTGGCCCGTCCCGGTGGCGGGGGGTGCGGGGGGCGGGGGCGCCGGTCCGAGCGCCAAACCGCCCGAGGACGTTTCCGACGACTCTGACTTCCACGCGGTCAAGTTTCGTCAGCGCGTCAAAAAATCACGTCGTAGTTATAAGAGCCACATGGAATCAGATTCGAACTGA
- the LOC101740443 gene encoding tubulin--tyrosine ligase-like protein 12: MDGISTYNSFIALHKPQLLLSGVPEYFWPTLCKKISDQIFDSGLAFQLVQIDYEDIQKAPYDPLWSVIAIKYINRSDPSHIYLIDHAWTFKANSIKNNLRNVPGLADRMCSLMQITADSIEGKIHEISQQVWKYANTYAIGGNDFSIEDRVPVWYVLDELGSGITHSDNPNFRTVPFINVPDQMTYTLLFPVENVEEGDVITRNFVEGQFSDPLQREAMLIPWKQYEHFDEDFTQKEPDVNYFLEGHISETLPDLELLQNRETPTKLKVYAEYRYINEFLTAPEFQIVHNENNADILWYINHFKNFKELSMTPHKFVNQFPYEYVITIKDLLPIVSRRCAQKYSTLQLDTYPLWLPTTFNMKTELSKFVSYYMQRKKIGLDNHWICKPYNLARGLDTYITDNLNFMCRLPLSGPKIVQKYIENPVLFERPDVGLVKFDIRYVIIIKSVDPTEVYVYNNFFLRFANKPFSLDNFEDYEKHFTVMNYEQEAHLFKMLCKDFKDAWAIQYANYDWVEIEQSIFKILADLFTAATSKEPPCGIAKSPQSRALYAADLMLSWHQSNGETVVQPKILEINWMPDCARACEYYPEFYNDIFSLMFLDKNGETLTKVL, translated from the coding sequence ATGGACGGGATTTCGACTTATAACAGTTTTATAGCCTTACATAAACCGCAACTTCTTTTGTCCGGTGTTCCCGAGTACTTCTGGCCAACATTGTGTAAGAAAATTAGTGATCAGATCTTCGACTCTGGTTTGGCATTTCAACTTGTTCAAATTGACTATGAAGATATTCAAAAAGCTCCTTACGATCCTTTGTGGAGCGTCATAGCTATCAAATACATTAATCGATCGGATCCAAgccacatatatttaatagatcaTGCATGGACGTTTAAAGcaaatagtattaaaaataacctTCGAAACGTTCCTGGGCTTGCCGACAGAATGTGTAGCCTAATGCAAATAACAGCAGATTCGATTGAAGGCAAGATACATGAAATTTCTCAGCAAGTTTGGAAGTATGCCAACACTTATGCCATAGGAGGTAATGATTTTTCCATTGAAGACAGAGTTCCAGTCTGGTATGTTTTAGATGAATTAGGTTCTGGAATCACTCATTCAGATAATCCTAATTTTCGAACTGTACCCTTTATAAATGTCCCCGATCAAATGACTTATACTTTATTATTTCCTGTAGAAAATGTAGAGGAAGGTGATGTCATCACTAGAAATTTTGTAGAGGGTCAGTTTTCTGATCCACTTCAAAGAGAAGCTATGCTTATTCCCTGGAAACAGTATGAACATTTTGATGAAGATTTTACTCAAAAAGAACCAGATGTGAATTATTTTCTTGAAGGACATATTAGTGAAACTTTACCAGATTTAGAATTACTGCAGAATAGGGAAACACCAACAAAATTGAAAGTATATGCAGAATATAGGTATATTAATGAGTTTCTAACTGCACCAGAATTCCAAATTGTCCATAATGAAAATAATGCTGATATCTTGTGGTATATAAATCACTTCAAAAATTTCAAAGAATTAAGTATGACTCCTCATAAATTTGTCAATCAATTTCCTTATGAATATGTTATAACTATAAAAGATTTATTGCCTATTGTATCTAGAAGGTGTGCACAAAAGTATTCCACCTTACAATTGGATACCTATCCCTTATGGTTGCCAACTACTTTCAACATGAAGACTGAATTATCAAAATTTGTTTCATATTATATGCAGAGAAAAAAGATTGGCTTAGACAACCACTGGATTTGCAAGCCTTATAATCTGGCAAGAGGATTAGATACTTatataactgataatttaaactTTATGTGTAGACTTCCCTTAAGTGGGCCTAAAATTGTTCAAAAATACATTGAGAATCCAGTACTTTTTGAAAGACCTGATGTTGGACTGGTTAAGTTTGATATACGttatgtaataattataaaatcggTTGATCCAACTGAagtatatgtgtataataacttTTTCCTTAGATTTGCCAATAAACCATTTTCATTGGACAATTTTGAAGATTATGAGAAGCATTTTACAGTCATGAACTATGAACAAGAAGCACATCTGTTTAAAATGTTATGTAAGGATTTTAAGGATGCTTGGGCAATCCAATATGCCAATTACGATTGGGTTGAAATTGAGCAAtcaatctttaaaatattagctGACCTTTTTACAGCTGCTACATCTAAGGAACCTCCTTGTGGTATTGCCAAAAGTCCACAATCCCGAGCCCTTTATGCTGCAGACTTGATGTTATCCTGGCATCAATCAAATGGTGAGACAGTAGTACAACCTAAAATATTAGAGATAAACTGGATGCCAGACTGTGCTCGAGCATGTGAATATTATCCTGAATTCTACAATGATATATTCTCTTTAATGTTTTTGGATAAAAATGGAGAAACTCTTACCAAagttttgtaa
- the LOC101740223 gene encoding zinc finger protein-like 1 homolog: MGLCKCPKRRVTNQFCFEHRVNVCENCMVTNHPKCIIQSYLQWLQDSDYNPICEICTKPLNEGECIRLTCYHVFHWSCAESKYRALPRTTAPAGYQCPSCATLVFPPPNLVSPVADVLKEKLAGVNWARAGLGLPLLSEDQDLKGAASRRSQSPLDTAYYGLDHRGTPVGASDDESNSRSATATPHSIVQMPDEPANMYENTSIKRTDGLQGSQAPRKSFKAVEISKQTPNYDHDENKYKQKSTFAWISRWWINSLPSSRVRRAGGIYKRYWILLFIIIVVLVVLLLLSHRDVDDQNPFGFIQDEDRRILQKN; the protein is encoded by the exons atggGCTTGTGTAAGTGTCCCAAGAGACGAGTGACAAATCAATTTTGTTTCGAACATCGAGTGAATGTTTGCGAAAATTGTATGGTTACAAATCATCCAAAG TGTATAATTCAGTCATATCTTCAATGGCTGCAAGACAGTGACTACAATCCCATATGTGAGATTTGTACAAAACCATTAAATGAAGGAGAATGCATACGACTTACTTGTTACC ATGTTTTTCATTGGTCCTGCGCAGAGTCTAAATACCGAGCATTACCGAGGACCACAGCACCAGCTGGCTATCAGTGTCCATCATGTGCAACATTAGTATTCCCTCCTCCTAACTTAGTATCACCTGTAGCAGATGTACTGAAGGAAAAGCTGGCTGGAGTCAATTGGGCTAGAGCAGGCTTGGGCTTACCATtg CTATCAGAGGATCAAGATCTAAAGGGTGCAGCAAGCCGGCGCAGTCAGTCTCCATTAGATACCGCTTATTATGGCCTGGATCATCGTGGTACACCAGTTGGAGCAAGTGATGATGAATCAAATAGCAGGTCCGCTACTGCCACACCACATTCCATAGTACAAATGCCTGACGAACCTGCCAATATGTACGAAAATACTTCAATAAAAAGGACTGACGGATTACaag GTAGTCAAGCTCCAAGGAAAAGTTTCAAAGCAGTCGAGATTTCGAAACAGACGCCGAACTACGACCATgacgaaaataaatataaacaaaaatcaacGTTCGCATGGATTAGCAGATGGTGGAT AAACTCTCTCCCATCTTCTCGAGTGCGAAGAGCCGGAGGTATCTACAAGCGTTATTGGATACTGCTTTTCATCATCATTGTTGTCCTTGTTGTTCTGCTGTTACTCAGCCACCGGGATGTTGATGATCAGAACCCATTTGGTTTCATTCAAGACGAAGACAGAAGGATACTTcagaaaaactaa